One part of the Solanum dulcamara chromosome 8, daSolDulc1.2, whole genome shotgun sequence genome encodes these proteins:
- the LOC129899283 gene encoding enoyl-CoA delta isomerase 2, peroxisomal-like, with amino-acid sequence MCTLEKTGNVFYLTLTGDDEHRLNPTLIATIRSSLAQVKSQSVKGSVLITKAEGRFFSNGFDLKYAQAGGSPQAANARLMNMVDLLKPVVADFMSLPIPTIAAVTGHAAAAGLLLAMSHDYITMRSDKGVLYMSELDIGMTLPDYFMAMIRSKVGSAGARRNLVLKTAKIRGEEAVRMGMVDSAHPTAEETVDAAVQLAEELGKKNWDGKAYAEIRKSLLPELCGLLGLKDVAVLPSHL; translated from the coding sequence ATGTGCACATTAGAAAAAACCGGCAACGTCTTCTATCTTACGCTTACCGGTGACGACGAGCACCGTTTGAATCCTACTCTCATCGCCACCATCCGATCATCACTAGCCCAAGTTAAATCCCAATCCGTGAAGGGTTCCGTTTTGATAACCAAAGCCGAAGGAAGATTCTTCTCCAACGGCTTTGATCTAAAGTATGCACAAGCCGGCGGCTCACCACAAGCTGCCAACGCTCGGCTAATGAATATGGTGGATTTGTTAAAGCCAGTGGTTGCCGATTTCATGTCCCTCCCAATTCCAACCATTGCCGCTGTCACCGGCCATGCTGCGGCGGCGGGGTTATTGCTAGCGATGAGTCATGATTATATAACCATGAGATCGGATAAAGGCGTGTTGTATATGAGTGAATTGGATATAGGAATGACTTTGCCGGATTATTTCATGGCGATGATAAGGTCTAAAGTTGGATCGGCGGGTGCTCGACGGAATTTGGTTTTGAAAACGGCGAAGATTAGAGGGGAGGAGGCGGTGAGGATGGGAATGGTGGATTCAGCGCATCCTACGGCGGAGGAGACGGTGGATGCGGCGGTGCAACTGGCAGAGGAGCTGGGAAAAAAGAATTGGGATGGTAAAGCGTATGCAGAGATCAGGAAATCGCTGCTACCGGAATTGTGCGGGCTTTTAGGGTTGAAAGATGTTGCAGTTTTGCCCTCACACCTTTGA